GTCTGCACCTGGTTTCATTATTACTTTTGTGAATGCAAAACCCCAGAAACTTTCGTTTCGTTGGTGATCCTATAGCACTTTTCTCTTGGTTCACACTCAGTTTAAGTGTTCCCTCGAGGAAAGTTGTTGTGTTAAGGAGCACACGCTCCGCAGCTCTGCGACTTTTAACGTAGATGCAAAAGTCATCTGCATATCTGACGAAACGGTGGCCTCTTCTTTCCAATTCCTTATCCAGTTCATGTAGGTAAACATTGCTGAGAATCGGTGATAAGTTGCCACCTTGCGGTGCACCGTTTCTTGAAGATTCCCAGTTGTCCCCTATCATAATCCCGCTTTTAAGAAACTTCCAGATCAGTTTCAAGATGATCGGATCCTGAATATATTGTTCAAGATAGTTCATCAGCTTTTGATGGGGAATCGTATCAAAATAACTTTTCAGATCGATATCCACGACCATTTTGAATCCTTCATCATAATATTTTGCGGCTTGTTTAATCGCTTGTTTGGCATTTTTACCCGGTCTGAACCCATAACTGTTTGGAGAGAAGTGCGGATCTATTATCGGTTCAATAACTTGAAAAATCGCTTGCTGGACCATACGGTCCCGGACTGCCGGTATCCCCAATTTGCGTTTCTTTCCATTCTCTTTCGGAATCTCTACCCGTTTTACGGGCAAAGGTTGATATGTCCCTTTTTGGATTTTGGCTATCAATGGTTTCGCATATTGGTGAACATGTGCTTCAAGTTGGTCAACGGTCATCCCGTCGACCCCGGGGTTTCCTTTATTGGAAATCACCCGGTTCATCGCCAAATTCAGGTTATCCGGACAGACCACTCTGTCAATTAATTGCATACCGCTTTTCGACTCCTTTCGTTGCCAGATTGCTACACGCTTCTGCATACTCTTCCGCTTCCAGCGTATCCCTCTGCAGATAGCCGTCCGGAGACGTTTTCTGTGATTAAAGCAATCCTGTCAATTTCATTTGTCTCAAAGACGCTTATTGTTCGGTCCTTCATCCCCATGGGATTACTATGACCTCGGCTGACTTCTTACGATTCAGGAATCCATCTCTGAATTCCTTGTTCCTGTAGGATCTTCCATCCTTCTTGTCGGGAACCCTCGTAAGACCTCCCGGGGTAAGCACTGTCTCCTTCGTCCTATCGCCGCCATATTTACACTGTGGGGTTCGGGCAGTATTGGACTTTATCTTGTATAGCAGACTCATCCGCCCCATTTGTGCCTGATATGGTTCGTGTTCCTCGGTACAGGAGTTTGTCGCCGGCTTCCTTCAGATTCCACCTCACGGTGGACACCCTTGCTATTGACTAGTGGTTCCTACTGCCAAGCCCACAGGAGACTTTCACTCCCAAGATACAGTGCATGCCCGGCACACTACATAAAAAGGAAACTCTGCGAAGCAGAGCATCCTTTTCAATCATCTATCATTTAATTCACAGTGCTCTGACTTCAGTCCAGATTACTTAATCGTCGAATCTGAAAGTCTCAAGACCATCAACCATTTCTTCAATTTCCATTTCGAAGTTTAATTGAAGAGGGCCCGGCAGTCTTTCCTGAATTGATTTGACTTCTTCGCGTTCAAGCAAGTCTTCTGATGAATCGGGTTTATCAGTTAAGGATTGATACCAGGCTTCAAATGCCTCGGTAAATTCATAAAAGTGCATTTCAAAACGTTCAGCCCAGTCTGCCCCTTCATCCCCTTCTGTTTTTTGCATCATTTCCCAATTATACAATGCAGTTTCCAGTTTATCCAATACTTCCTTCACAGTGAATGCCTCCTTTATTATCTGCTCAAACATGACGTTATGTTATAATATTAGTTGGTTTACAGAAAAAATGCTGAAAGTCAGAGGTGCTAGTATGAGTCAATTTTACGGTGTCGCAGGTTTCGTGATGATTTTGGTTTCACTCTTGTTATCCCTTACAAATGCAGGAGTACCAGATCTTGTTTATCATGCCTTTATACCATTGGCATTTTTATTTTTTGCGTTGGATTTTAGACAATCCAATCGCATGGTACTTTCTTTTTTATTTTCCATGCTTTTTTTACTTGCCGCAATTGCTTATGTGATTCGTCCGTTTCTTACCTGATCAGACCAGTCGTTTTCGTGCAATTGATCTGGCTGCGTGGACTCCGCTGCTAGCAGCGCCAATGGACCCCGCTCCGGGAAATACATTGTCACCGCAGAGCCAAAGACCTTTCATCGGTGTTCGGTGTGAAACGGCATTCCATAATGCAAATTCCTTAGTCATTGGAAACCCGCCTACCCCGCCTTTCTCCCGAAACGTGAATCGCTCCCATGCAATCGGTCCTCCGGATTCCTTCTGAATGAGAGCCGATTCAAACCCGGGAAACAGCGTTTCAAGTTCTTTGGCTACTGCCACTTTCATTTTCTCTGAATGATGATCATATGCCTGTTTAGTCTGCCATTTCCGTAAATCAATATGTGTCGACACAGTGATTGTACGGTATCCTTTCGGGGCTCTTTTTTCATCATTTTTACCAGAAAGCGAAACAAAAAAGTGATTGTCTTCCTTTGCAGGTAAATTGGGATCGACCATGATCTGATAAAAAGAAGCAGCATTATCTGGAATGCATGTTTCCTCAACTGCAAAATACTGCGTAAAAGCTCCCCATTGCATTCTGTAATTCGTACGTGATTTGACTCTGTCAGGCAGTTCTTGATAAACATCGCTGCTCAACAGCCCTTTTAACTGCCCAAGGCCAGTGTTCAGCACAACGTGGTCCGCATTGTATTCATTCCCTCTGTGATCTTTTATCAGCCATTCCTCTCCATGCTTGAGTACTTCTCTCACTCTTCGCGGTTTCAGGACTTTTCCACCATGCTCTTTGATGAATTGGATATAAGCTTCGGCCTGTTCATAAAGGCCCCCCTCTATATAGAAAGATCCTTCGTGATAGACGTTCAATGCAGCCGCGCCCATTAAGTAACTGACATCTTCATGAGTGGTTTGCATACTGTCCATCAGGGTACCATCAATAAAATGAATAAAAGACTTACATTCATTCAGATTGTATTTGTCGACAGCCTGTTTGAGTGTCTGATTCAGCCGGGGAATCAATTTAATGCTTCCAACACTCAAACCGGACAACACGGCTCCTATATCAACGGTATTTTTAGGAGGAATGACCGGATAGTACTTCATATGATTTGCCAGCACTCTCCCTGTCTCCCAAATGTCACTGTAAAAGCGGTGTATACGTTCGGCATATTCAGGCTCCATGTCATCCCACATCTTTAATAGACGGCTTCTTGACGTGTAATAAGGATAATCAATGCCTCCAATTTTTACCTGCATTGCTTCTTCTAAAGGTTTTGTTGCTATACGAATACCAAGCTGGCGGTTGATACGGTCGTGAATGCCTTCTTTTTCATACCCCATCGCCAATGTTGCACCTGTCGCAAACCTGAAGTTTTTCCTTTGGAATTTTGAAGCGCACCCTCCCCACTCAGCTGCAGCCTCCAACAGGGTAACCTGATAACCTTCTTTAGTCAGAAGAGCTGCAGCTGTCAATCCTGCCATTCCTGATCCGACAATCACCACTCGTTCGGTCATGTTTATCCATCCTTTCCAGTCAGAATTCTATTCCCTGTTCATATTTAAATTAACCAATGGAAATCTGTTTGCTCATATTTAATAAAAGGATTAACAAAAGACCCGGTTCCATAACCGGGCCATAGAGCAAGAATCCAAAACCGTAAAGGTGTCAGATTTCATTTTGATTCAGTCGTTTTGCTGGTCATTCAGCGGAAAGCTCAGGGTAAAGATACTCCCTTCACCAGGTACCGATTGTACATCTATCGCACCGCCAATATTCTTTAAAATACTGTATACGACCATCATCCCGAGACCGGTACCACTTGTCTTATTTGAAAAATAGGGTTCCCCGAGTCGGGCGATCTGTTCAGTCGTCATGCCTTTCCCATTATCTTTTATTTCAATTTGAACGCTATCTTTACCGCCAAAAACATCGATCACCAATTCGCCACCTGGCCCCATTGCCTCGATACAATTTCGCGCAATATTTATGATTACCTGTTTAAATCGGTGTTCGTCGCAACGAATGATATGATCGCCAACCAAAATAGGCTCTTTGACGGTAACGGAATGAAAATGCGCATATGGCTGAATGATGGACACCGCTTTTTTAATTTCTTTTTCAACAGAAATCGTTACTTGATAATCAAATGTTGGTTTGGCAAACATCAGATAATCATTAATGATTTTTTCAGCAGATTCAATTTCATCATTGATGTGTTGGTAAAACTCTTTTTGTTTTTCTCTTGGGTACTCTTTAGCATCGAGAAGCTGAATGAATCCTTTGATGACCTGTAACGGATTTCTGATTTCATGAGAAATTGAGGCAGATAAGTGGCTGACCGCTTCAAGCTTTCCATGTTTCTGCATATTTTTCTCGATATAATTATTCTTGATAATTCGCTCTATGACAATTGTTGTCAAAACAATAAATACGGCTTGATTGATTATCAGGATACCAATAACATCAAGGATCTCAAACAAAGGATCATTAAAAAGGATATAACCAAAAATAGAGTTGAAAATAATGGAGATAACAGAAATGGTGGCAACTGTAAAGATGCGTAAATGATGCTTTAACTTAAAGTAATACGGACGTAGTAATGGGACGAGTGCGAATATCGCAAACTGATTGATGAGAGCGATTGAAACGCCTTCACCACCAATCAGCACCCTGACTACGGCAGAGACGGTAAACAGGACAATACCAACTATGTATCCCCCATAGAGAGTACCAATTATCAAAGGAACCTGCCTTAAATCAAAGAGATAATCCTCTCCAGGAAGAAATTGATATGGAAACAGCATTGAAAACGTAATGGAGATTGAGAACAAAATCGACAAAGCCAATCGGTCATCATTAAAGAAACGTTCTTTCCCCTGATGATAAAACAGGTAATATAAAAAAATAGGGAAAAACACAAAAAAAGCATTATTGATCATTCCGCTAATCATGTCAGTCACTGGTATTCCTCATTTCACAAGTATACTCATTAAAGATCTCATCTGACAGTATAGCGCAGTTTTGTGATGCAGAAAAGGTAGCGGGAGACGGTTCTTTCAAACATTCATAGTCTATTTATATAAAACAGATCACAGGTTCTTCATCAGAAAATACATACTATGTTTTTCGATTCCTGAAACAGTACAACTTTCTAAAAAATAAACCCGAAAATCAAAAAAAGGGCTCACTGTATTCAGTGAGCCAGTTCAATAAAACAGATAAAGATCAGATTACACCTTGGCTGATCATTGTGTCCGCAACTTTTTTAAAACCTGCAATATTTGCACCGATAACCAGATTGTCATCATGGCCATAATTTGCAGCTTCTGATTTTGCACTTTCGAAAATATCTTTCATGATATCTTTCAGTTTTTCATCCACTTCTTCCAACGTCCAGGAAAGTCGCATGCTGTTTTGAGCCATTTCAAGAGCAGAGACAGCCACACCACCGGCATTTGCAGCTTTTCCTGGTGCAAATAAAACATTATTTTGCTGGAAAATATCAACTGCGGCCTTCGTTGATGGCATGTTCGCCCCTTCTCCCACTGCTTTTACGCCGTTAGCCACTAGAATTTTTGCACCCAGTTCATCCAATTCGTTCTGAGTCGCACATGGTAAAGCAATATCACAAGGAACGGACCAAATGCCCTCGCCGTCTTCAAAATAATGTGCATCAGGATGATGATGAGTATATTCTTTAATACGTTTATATTCAACTTCTTTTAACTGTTTGACAGTATCAAGACAGATTCCGTTATAATCGACAATGTAACCTTGAGAGTCACTGCAGGCAACCACTTTACCGCCGAGCTCCATCGCCTTCTCCATTGCATAAATCGAGACATTTCCGGAGCCTGACACAACAACTTGACTGCCATCAAAGCTCATGCCTTTATCCCGAATCATTTCGTCCACAAAATAAACGGTTCCATAACCTGTTGCTTCTTTTCTTCCGAGACTCCCCCCGGAGACAGGATTCTTTCCGGTCAATACACCTGCTTCATATGCCCCGCGCAGCCTTTTGTACTGACCAAACATAAATCCGATTTCTCTGGCTCCAACACCAATATCACCTGCTGGCACATCAGTATCAGGCCCGATATGTTTCATCAGTTCAGTCATAAAACTTTGGCAAAAGCGCATAATTTCCTGATCCGATTTGCCTTTCGGGTCAAAGTCGGAACCGCCTTTCCCTCCACCAATCGGTTGTCCGGTCAAAGAATTTTTGAATATTTGTTCAAATCCAAGAAATTTGATGATACTCTGATTAACAGACGGATGAAAACGCAGACCGCCTTTATATGGACCAATCGCACTGTTGAACTGAACGCGGTACCCTCTGTTTACTTGGATCTGATGTTTATCATCAACCCACGGTACCCGAAATGAAATGATGCGTTCAGGTTCTGCAATTCGTTCAAGGATTGCCTGATCCTGATATTTTTGTTCCTTAGAGAAAACCGGAATTAAGGATTCAAACACTTCTTCTACAGCCTGAAGAAATTCTGATTCATGACCGTATACATCCTTAACCTGGTTGAAAACTTTGTGTACATATTCTTCAGCCTGTTTCGTTCCTGTTTTTGAAACCTGTTGAATTTCTGCTTCTGTTTTCATTCTCGTCAACTCCCCATACCATTTCATCATGGTATTTGTTAGATTTTCTCTTGTGGTTTATTCTATAATAAAATAATCAATCGTAACAATATCATTAATCGATGCTATCTATATCATAATTAGATGAATAGGAAGTGAAGTTGTATGGAACTCCGGCAAATCCGGTATTTTATTGAAGTTGCAAACAGAGAACATATGACCGATGCGGCAAATGCTCTTCACGTTGCTCAATCTGCCGTCAGTCGTCAGATCGTAAATCTGGAAGAAGAACTGGGTGTCGATTTATTCATACGTGAAGGCAGAAACCTGAAACTGACTCCCATCGGTCGCACGTTTCTTGAAAGGATTACTCATGCTGTCAATGTTATTGATGGTGCCACACAGGAAGTATCCGAATATCTTGAGCCAGAGAAAGGTACTGTTAGAATTGCCTATCCAATCAGCCTTGCCGCTCATACACTTCCAAGAGCTATATCATCATTTCGAATGAGGTACCCCGATGCAAAGTTTCAACTGATGCAGCGACTAAACAAGGATCTCATTACCGGTATTGTTAAGGGAGATTTTAATATGGCCATGATTGGTCCACTTCCGAAAGATGATCGCCGTATACAAACGAGAGCTCTGTTTACCGAAAAGGTGGTAGCCCTTTTACCCCGCCATCACAGATTAGCTGACAGAGAAGATATTCGATTGAGGGATTTGAAAGATGAACCTTTTGTTTTGTTACCTGAACCTTTTGAATTCAGACAGATTGTGCTCGATGCCTGTAAAGAAGTTGGATTTACCCCATATATCGCATTTGAAGGTGATGATATTGATGCTCTGAAAGGACTTGTTGCAGCCGGCCTGGGTGTCACACTCATGCCTGAAGTGACACTTATGGACAGCCTGTTTTTATCGACGGTTAAAAAACCGATAACAGATCCGAATGTGACTAGGACAGTGGGAGTTTTAACACCTGTTGATCGACAACTTCTTCCTACTGAGAAACTGTTTTATCAGTTTATCATTGAATTTTTCGACAGAGTCAGTGAATTCAGGGAGTGAGAATAAGGTTTATACGAAAACGAGCATAAACAGTGAATACCTGTTTATGCTCGTTTGTTATCTATTAATCTGTATTCCGGTTATGTTTGAAATTCAGTCGACAAATGATGTTTCCTGTTCAAGCAGATCTCTGATTTTAGTTTCAATTTCATCAATATGACCTTCCTCGACCGCCTCTTGAATAATCAGTGAGATTTCCTGCCGGATTTCTCCGCGGACTCTTTCGACAAGTACTTCTGAATCCGCCTCATCATAAAGGATGTTCCGGAGAGCTAACGTTTGCCGCCACACCGTCTCTGCCTCACTGTTATGATCTTTTAATTCATCGGCGGATATGGTAATCAGGTGCAGTGACTGATCAAGTCTGATCATCAGTTCTTCATTAAAATCATACATAATCAGTTGAGCAGATACAGCCAACATTTGTTCAAGGTGGGGAATGGCATCTGCAGGGTCTGATGACTGGTTATTCTGAAATAAAAAGGCTGCATGAAGTAATACCGACAGCACTAGCAATACTCCCAAGACAGGAAATTTCATCATAGTCACCTCGATGTTCATCCTAATGATTTGATAATTGTACCATATTATGTTTCACTTATGGTGAAGGGAGCTGATTGAAATCGATTTTTACACTATGCTTTCAGACTATTATGATGATATCTTCCCGTTAAAATCAAGTGCTGTCCATCTCATAAATGATTACATTCAGAGCCCAGGTCCAGTTATTGATGTTGCTTGTGGTACAGGTAACGAAGCCATTGAGTTAGCCCGAAGCGGAATCTGTACAATAGGTATTGATTTAAATGAATCCTTAATCGGCAGTGCGAAAGAAAAATCTAGTAAACTGCAAGGTAAGAGTAAATTTTACAGTATGAATATGCTAAACCTCAAAGATCTGCACGTGTCAAATGCATCTGTCATTTATTGTATCGGAAATTCAATCGTGCACATGTCCTCTTTAAACGAAATCCGTATTTTTCTTGATCAAGCATGGAACGCGCTCGACGACGGTGGAACCCTGATTATCCAAACAGTTAACTTTGATCATATGCTTGGTGAGAAAAAAACTAGCCTGGGGGATATAAAACGTACTGATCCGAAACTCACATTTGAGCGTTATTATACATATAAAGATGAGCGGGTTGAGTTTACAGGCGTTCTGCATACTGATCGTGGTACATCAGAAAGTTCTACCCTCCTGTTGCCACTTACAGCCAAGGAGTGGACGGCGCTTGTTAATCAATCCAAATTTTCA
This genomic window from [Bacillus] selenitireducens MLS10 contains:
- the ltrA gene encoding group II intron reverse transcriptase/maturase; translation: MQKRVAIWQRKESKSGMQLIDRVVCPDNLNLAMNRVISNKGNPGVDGMTVDQLEAHVHQYAKPLIAKIQKGTYQPLPVKRVEIPKENGKKRKLGIPAVRDRMVQQAIFQVIEPIIDPHFSPNSYGFRPGKNAKQAIKQAAKYYDEGFKMVVDIDLKSYFDTIPHQKLMNYLEQYIQDPIILKLIWKFLKSGIMIGDNWESSRNGAPQGGNLSPILSNVYLHELDKELERRGHRFVRYADDFCIYVKSRRAAERVLLNTTTFLEGTLKLSVNQEKSAIGSPTKRKFLGFCIHKSNNETRCRPHHASKAKFKAKLKYLTRRNQANSFDYIILKINQVTTGWINYYGISYMKSFINSIKQWLHHRLRQLIWKQWKKIKTRYKNLMKYGIETEEAWKMANTRKGYWRASKNETLHKAIKIEKLAGWGLKDMSQLYERAYSTY
- a CDS encoding ATP-binding protein; this encodes MISGMINNAFFVFFPIFLYYLFYHQGKERFFNDDRLALSILFSISITFSMLFPYQFLPGEDYLFDLRQVPLIIGTLYGGYIVGIVLFTVSAVVRVLIGGEGVSIALINQFAIFALVPLLRPYYFKLKHHLRIFTVATISVISIIFNSIFGYILFNDPLFEILDVIGILIINQAVFIVLTTIVIERIIKNNYIEKNMQKHGKLEAVSHLSASISHEIRNPLQVIKGFIQLLDAKEYPREKQKEFYQHINDEIESAEKIINDYLMFAKPTFDYQVTISVEKEIKKAVSIIQPYAHFHSVTVKEPILVGDHIIRCDEHRFKQVIINIARNCIEAMGPGGELVIDVFGGKDSVQIEIKDNGKGMTTEQIARLGEPYFSNKTSGTGLGMMVVYSILKNIGGAIDVQSVPGEGSIFTLSFPLNDQQND
- a CDS encoding phytoene desaturase family protein yields the protein MTERVVIVGSGMAGLTAAALLTKEGYQVTLLEAAAEWGGCASKFQRKNFRFATGATLAMGYEKEGIHDRINRQLGIRIATKPLEEAMQVKIGGIDYPYYTSRSRLLKMWDDMEPEYAERIHRFYSDIWETGRVLANHMKYYPVIPPKNTVDIGAVLSGLSVGSIKLIPRLNQTLKQAVDKYNLNECKSFIHFIDGTLMDSMQTTHEDVSYLMGAAALNVYHEGSFYIEGGLYEQAEAYIQFIKEHGGKVLKPRRVREVLKHGEEWLIKDHRGNEYNADHVVLNTGLGQLKGLLSSDVYQELPDRVKSRTNYRMQWGAFTQYFAVEETCIPDNAASFYQIMVDPNLPAKEDNHFFVSLSGKNDEKRAPKGYRTITVSTHIDLRKWQTKQAYDHHSEKMKVAVAKELETLFPGFESALIQKESGGPIAWERFTFREKGGVGGFPMTKEFALWNAVSHRTPMKGLWLCGDNVFPGAGSIGAASSGVHAARSIARKRLV
- a CDS encoding LysR substrate-binding domain-containing protein; its protein translation is MELRQIRYFIEVANREHMTDAANALHVAQSAVSRQIVNLEEELGVDLFIREGRNLKLTPIGRTFLERITHAVNVIDGATQEVSEYLEPEKGTVRIAYPISLAAHTLPRAISSFRMRYPDAKFQLMQRLNKDLITGIVKGDFNMAMIGPLPKDDRRIQTRALFTEKVVALLPRHHRLADREDIRLRDLKDEPFVLLPEPFEFRQIVLDACKEVGFTPYIAFEGDDIDALKGLVAAGLGVTLMPEVTLMDSLFLSTVKKPITDPNVTRTVGVLTPVDRQLLPTEKLFYQFIIEFFDRVSEFRE
- the gdhA gene encoding NADP-specific glutamate dehydrogenase; this encodes MKTEAEIQQVSKTGTKQAEEYVHKVFNQVKDVYGHESEFLQAVEEVFESLIPVFSKEQKYQDQAILERIAEPERIISFRVPWVDDKHQIQVNRGYRVQFNSAIGPYKGGLRFHPSVNQSIIKFLGFEQIFKNSLTGQPIGGGKGGSDFDPKGKSDQEIMRFCQSFMTELMKHIGPDTDVPAGDIGVGAREIGFMFGQYKRLRGAYEAGVLTGKNPVSGGSLGRKEATGYGTVYFVDEMIRDKGMSFDGSQVVVSGSGNVSIYAMEKAMELGGKVVACSDSQGYIVDYNGICLDTVKQLKEVEYKRIKEYTHHHPDAHYFEDGEGIWSVPCDIALPCATQNELDELGAKILVANGVKAVGEGANMPSTKAAVDIFQQNNVLFAPGKAANAGGVAVSALEMAQNSMRLSWTLEEVDEKLKDIMKDIFESAKSEAANYGHDDNLVIGANIAGFKKVADTMISQGVI
- a CDS encoding class I SAM-dependent methyltransferase; this encodes MLSDYYDDIFPLKSSAVHLINDYIQSPGPVIDVACGTGNEAIELARSGICTIGIDLNESLIGSAKEKSSKLQGKSKFYSMNMLNLKDLHVSNASVIYCIGNSIVHMSSLNEIRIFLDQAWNALDDGGTLIIQTVNFDHMLGEKKTSLGDIKRTDPKLTFERYYTYKDERVEFTGVLHTDRGTSESSTLLLPLTAKEWTALVNQSKFSSIDMFGDFDLHPYAPDSPAFVGIIKK